CAATGGACAAAACCGTTCAAAGCACTCAATCGTAGTTGAAAATATGGAGATGCTTGGCGGAAATAGCGGAGCTAATGGACAAAGTCAAGGTGGATTTAATCAAAATAGTTCGTACTCACAACAACGAAATAATGGTTCAACTAATAGCTATAGCAATGGTGGATATCAAAATTCAGCACCACAAAGACAGCAAATGCAACCACAAAATAAAAAAGTACAAGAAGAGTACTATGAGGAAAAAATCCCTGATATAAACATTGACGCCGATAATTTTGATGGCGACAACGAAATACCGTTTTAATTTAAAGGATAGAAAATGGCAGAAAAAAGAAAATATTCACGTAAATATTGCAAATTTACAGAAGCAAAAATTGATTTTATAGATTATAAAGATACTTCCCTTTTAAAGTATTGTTTATCAGAGAGATTTAAAATCATGCCAAGACGTTTAACTGGCACATCAAAAAGACATCAAGAGATGGTAGAAAAAGCGATCAAAAGAGCTCGTCATGCAGCTATTATACCTTACATAGTAGATCGCAAAGATGTAGTTTCAAATCCTTTTGATGGACTATAATTATTTAACTTATTAAGCCCCTATTAACGGGGTTTAATCCTAATCTTAAATATCCTAGATTCATGTTCTTATAGATTTTTATTTATTGACTGCAGTTTAAAATATTTTTAAAGTACTATTTATAAGCTTGATTTAATTTATACGGGATAATTAGAATTTATTCAGGTGGATATCTCAAATATATGTTGTCTTTAAATAACTCTATAGCATCAATTTATTAGTTCAAAATAATTTATTTAGCCATATGTACAATCAATATCGTTGATCCATATTATTCACAATTTTACCACGAATCACGCATCATCTATTGTGTGGCAATAGCTGTCCACATGAGGCTAAAAAGTAAGATACTTAATATAGAAAAACTTTATAATAAAAACATGTCTTAGTAAATCCAATATTCATCCATTTGGTGTCCGCATATCTTACAAGTGGGCTTT
This genomic interval from Campylobacter concisus contains the following:
- a CDS encoding single-stranded DNA-binding protein, which codes for MFNKVVLVGNLTRDIELRYTTSGSAIGNSGIAVTRKFNTNGEKREETCFIDISFFGKSAEIANQYLSKGSKLLVEGRLKFDQWTDNNGQNRSKHSIVVENMEMLGGNSGANGQSQGGFNQNSSYSQQRNNGSTNSYSNGGYQNSAPQRQQMQPQNKKVQEEYYEEKIPDINIDADNFDGDNEIPF
- the rpsR gene encoding 30S ribosomal protein S18; translation: MAEKRKYSRKYCKFTEAKIDFIDYKDTSLLKYCLSERFKIMPRRLTGTSKRHQEMVEKAIKRARHAAIIPYIVDRKDVVSNPFDGL